Proteins from a single region of Sesamum indicum cultivar Zhongzhi No. 13 linkage group LG5, S_indicum_v1.0, whole genome shotgun sequence:
- the LOC105162121 gene encoding phospholipase D alpha 1 — protein sequence MAQILLHGDLHATIYEIDKLHTGTLTKFFHKVVEGIEEVLGFGDTASKLYATIDLGKARVGRTRLLAHQHSNPRWYESFHIYCAHMASQVVFTVKVDNPIGAELIGRAYLPVEELLAGEEVDRWLEILNDDHKPIHGHSKIHVKLQFYDVTRERCWARGLKSPKFPGVPFTFFPQRKGCRVTLYQDAHVPDNFIPRIPLSGGKYYEPHRCWEDIFDAISNAKHLIYITGWSVYTEITLVRDTRRPKPGGDITLGELLKKKANEGVRVLMLVWDDRTSVGLLKQDGLMATHDEETGNYFRDTEVHCVLCPRNPDDGRSIIQNIEIGTMFTHHQKIVVVDSELPNGDAERRRIVSFIGGIDLCDGRYDTQFHSLFRTLDTAHHDDFHQANFKGATIQKGGPREPWHDIHCKLEGPAAWDVLYNFEQRWRKQGGKDLLLELQELQRIIIPPSPVTFPDDHETWNVQVFRSIDGGAAFGFPDSPEEAAKSGLVSGKDNIIDRSIQDAYIHAIRRANRFIYIENQYFLGSSFSWYSKDIKDADIGALHLIPKELSLKIVSKIEVGEPFRVYIVIPMWPEGYPETASVQAILDWQKRTMEMMYRDIVEALKAKGIVANPKDYLTFFCLGNREVKRSGEYQPSEKPDPDTDYARAQEARRGMIYVHAKMMIVDDEYIIIGSANINQRSMDGARDSEIAMGAYQPYHLSCKQPARGQIHGFRMALWYEHMGMLDNCFCHPERLECIQKVNQIAETNWDLYTREVLERDLPGHLLSYPIGVSSDGTVTELPGTENFPDTKARVLGSVAEFYPPILTT from the exons GTGGTAGAGGGAATTGAGGAAGTACTGGGTTTTGGAGATACAGCTTCGAAGCTGTACGCAACCATTGATTTGGGAAAAGCAAGAGTTGGCAGAACCAGATTGCTAGCTCACCAACACTCAAATCCTCGTTGGTACGAGTCTTTCCACATATACTGTGCCCACATGGCGTCTCAAGTGGTGTTCACTGTCAAAGTTGACAATCCCATTGGGGCAGAACTGATTGGGAGAGCTTATCTACCTGTTGAGGAACTGCTTGCAGGAGAAGAAGTGGATAGATGGCTTGAGATCCTCAATGATGATCATAAGCCGATACACGGCCACTCCAAGATACATGTCAAGTTGCAGTTCTACGATGTCACTCGTGAACGTTGTTGGGCTCGAGGACTTAAGAGCCCCAAGTTTCCTGGCGTCCCCTTTACGTTCTTTCCGCAAAGGAAAGGATGCAGAGTTACTCTTTACCAGGATGCTCATGTTCCCGACAATTTCATCCCGAGGATTCCTCTTTCTGGTGGGAAGTACTACGAGCCACACCGTTGTTGGGAAGACATCTTTGATGCTATCTCTAATGCAAAGCATTTGATTTACATAACTGGTTGGTCTGTGTACACTGAGATTACGTTAGTGAGAGACACGAGAAGGCCGAAGCCCGGTGGAGATATTACTCTTGGGGAACTTCTCAAGAAAAAGGCCAACGAAGGAGTGAGGGTTCTGATGCTCGTTTGGGATGATAGGACTTCTGTAGGTTTGTTGAAACAAGATGGATTGATGGCCACTCACGACGAGGAAACGGGAAACTATTTTCGTGATACTGAAGTACATTGTGTCTTGTGTCCTCGTAATCCTGACGATGGGCGGAGTATCATTCAGAACATAGAAATCGGCACGATGTTCACTCATCATCAGAAAATTGTGGTAGTGGATAGTGAACTGCCTAATGGAGATGCAGAGAGGAGAAGAATTGTGAGCTTCATAGGTGGTATTGATCTATGTGATGGGAGATATGACACTCAATTTCATTCCCTTTTCAGGACTTTGGACACAGCCCACCATGATGATTTTCATCAGGCAAATTTTAAAGGAGCCACCATACAAAAAGGTGGTCCAAGGGAGCCTTGGCATGATATCCACTGCAAGTTGGAAGGGCCGGCCGCTTGGGATGTTCTTTACAATTTCGAGCAGAGGTGGAGGAAACAAGGCGGCAAGGACTTGCTTTTGGAACTTCAAGAACttcaaagaattataattCCACCATCTCCAGTCACATTCCCGGATGATCATGAAACGTGGAACGTTCAAGTGTTTCGTTCCATTGATGGTGGAGCGGCTTTCGGCTTCCCAGATTCACCCGAAGAAGCAGCAAAATCTGGCCTTGTGAGCGGCAAGGATAACATCATCGACCGTAGCATCCAAGATGCTTACATCCATGCTATTCGTCGTGCAAACAGATTCATCTACATTGAGAATCAATACTTCTTAGGAAGCTCCTTCTCGTGGTACTCAAAGGACATCAAAGACGCGGATATTGGAGCTCTACACTTAATCCCAAAGGAACTCTCACTGAAGATAGTGAGTAAGATTGAAGTAGGAGAGCCGTTCAGAGTTTACATTGTCATCCCAATGTGGCCAGAGGGCTACCCAGAGACTGCATCTGTCCAGGCTATACTGGATTGGCAGAAGAGGACCATGGAGATGATGTACAGAGACATAGTTGAAGCCCTTAAAGCAAAGGGAATAGTTGCAAATCCTAAGGACTATTTGACATTCTTTTGTCTCGGTAATAGAGAGGTAAAAAGGAGTGGAGAATATCAGCCCTCGGAGAAACCTGATCCTGATACGGATTACGCTAGAGCTCAGGAAGCTAGGAGAGGAATGATATATGTCCATGCCAAGATGATGATCG TTGATGAtgaatacataattataggaTCTGCCAATATCAACCAAAGGTCCATGGATGGCGCCAGGGACTCAGAAATTGCGATGGGAGCGTATCAGCCATATCATCTATCGTGCAAGCAGCCCGCCAGGGGTCAGATTCATGGCTTCCGAATGGCGTTGTGGTACGAGCACATGGGCATGTTGGACAATTGCTTTTGTCATCCAGAAAGGTTGGAGTGCATTCAAAAGGTAAACCAAATAGCTGAAACAAACTGGGATCTCTACACCCGGGAAGTTCTGGAAAGAGATTTGCCGGGACATCTACTTAGCTATCCTATTGGAGTCTCATCGGATGGAACAGTTACTGAGCTGCCTGGAACGGAGAATTTCCCGGACACAAAGGCTCGAGTTCTTGGCTCCGTGGCCGAATTCTACCCTCCAATCCTCACTACATAG